In a genomic window of Occallatibacter riparius:
- a CDS encoding tyrosine-type recombinase/integrase — MPRGKIKDRDGVYQRKDRPGTWWGSWIDASGKRRQRKLEAHTLQQARSLLNAEKARVEKILTLGYAPPSAESLSAVAKRYLKHQKARLTPAAYTREEGILEAHLKPFFGDNTKLASIRRVDVQRYVTERIGEVSAASVTKELNVLKHLMALAVEWELIPANPAHGVKSPKAPAGRVRYLQPGELRAVLKACPEWLRPIAGLAVSTGMRRGEILGLRWLDVDVKNSRLMLPQTKNGEGRIVYLNELAQQALSSAPVPRDAKPTDRIFRGESITPENVSLCFLRACRSAEVHDFRFHDLRHTAASWMRMKGADIHTVAVLLGHKDLRMAARYQHLSPAHLSDAVKLLDSTFGEN; from the coding sequence ATGCCACGAGGAAAGATTAAGGATCGTGACGGTGTCTACCAGCGCAAGGACCGGCCGGGAACCTGGTGGGGATCATGGATTGACGCTAGCGGAAAGCGGCGCCAGCGGAAGCTAGAGGCGCACACGCTGCAGCAGGCCCGCAGTCTACTGAACGCGGAGAAAGCTCGCGTAGAGAAGATCCTCACTCTTGGCTATGCGCCGCCATCTGCGGAGTCCCTCTCTGCGGTCGCTAAGCGCTACCTGAAGCATCAGAAGGCCCGGCTCACACCGGCGGCCTACACGCGCGAGGAAGGTATCCTGGAAGCGCACCTCAAGCCATTCTTCGGCGACAATACGAAGCTCGCCAGCATCCGGCGCGTGGACGTGCAGCGGTATGTGACAGAGCGCATCGGCGAAGTGTCCGCGGCATCGGTGACAAAAGAACTCAACGTGCTGAAGCACCTCATGGCGCTCGCTGTAGAGTGGGAACTCATCCCAGCGAACCCCGCCCATGGGGTGAAGTCACCCAAGGCGCCCGCCGGCCGCGTTCGCTACCTCCAGCCCGGGGAACTCCGCGCCGTGCTTAAGGCCTGCCCGGAGTGGCTACGGCCGATCGCTGGCCTCGCTGTGAGCACAGGCATGCGCCGCGGCGAGATTCTGGGGCTGCGTTGGCTGGACGTCGACGTGAAGAACTCAAGGCTCATGCTGCCTCAGACGAAGAACGGCGAGGGCCGCATCGTCTACCTGAACGAGCTCGCACAACAGGCCCTATCATCGGCTCCGGTACCGCGCGACGCCAAGCCTACCGATCGCATCTTCCGCGGCGAAAGCATCACTCCTGAGAACGTGTCACTATGCTTTCTGCGAGCGTGCCGGTCTGCCGAGGTCCACGATTTCCGGTTCCATGACCTTCGCCACACGGCTGCCAGCTGGATGCGAATGAAGGGCGCGGACATTCACACGGTCGCCGTGCTCCTGGGGCACAAGGATCTACGCATGGCGGCGCGCTATCAGCATCTGTCGCCGGCGCACCTGTCTGACGCAGTGAAGCTCCTAGATTCAACCTTTGGAGAAAACTGA
- a CDS encoding helix-turn-helix domain-containing protein produces MVDHTEPKLLSVQAFAKSVGLSPWTVRQYAYSGKVSSVKLGRRLMIPVLELDRIIRENLRPARP; encoded by the coding sequence ATGGTGGATCACACGGAACCGAAGCTACTTAGCGTCCAAGCCTTTGCGAAGTCGGTCGGGCTGAGCCCCTGGACCGTTCGCCAATACGCCTATAGCGGGAAAGTGTCCAGCGTGAAGCTGGGCCGACGATTGATGATCCCTGTCCTCGAACTGGATCGAATCATTCGCGAGAATCTTCGCCCTGCCCGTCCATAG
- a CDS encoding HAD family hydrolase, with product MATAIKCTAPQALIFDFDGVLADTETLYWRAWCELLKPCNVEFTWADYCRIGRGIREERMLESLALMVSDTDAMHGIRQRVPEAREMVRRWKLAELPITEATIDLLKSLAGWILGLVTSSDRSDVEPLLLRAGIAHCFTACVFGDETTTHKPDPAPYLMMREKLGVSDGVVFEDSDAGFESAAAAGFDVIRVETPGQLPALVRKLLKWECTEQAG from the coding sequence GTGGCCACTGCGATTAAATGCACCGCGCCCCAGGCTCTCATATTCGACTTCGATGGCGTGCTCGCTGATACCGAGACCCTCTATTGGCGTGCATGGTGCGAACTACTGAAGCCGTGCAATGTCGAGTTCACATGGGCAGACTATTGCCGCATTGGGCGCGGGATCCGAGAAGAAAGAATGCTCGAATCTCTTGCCCTGATGGTTTCCGACACCGACGCAATGCACGGGATCAGGCAACGCGTTCCCGAGGCCAGGGAAATGGTGCGCCGCTGGAAGCTCGCTGAGCTACCGATCACTGAAGCCACCATCGACCTGCTGAAATCGCTCGCCGGCTGGATCCTCGGCCTGGTCACCAGTTCCGATCGCAGCGACGTCGAGCCCCTGCTGCTCAGGGCCGGTATCGCCCATTGTTTCACTGCCTGCGTATTCGGAGATGAGACCACGACACACAAACCCGATCCGGCACCCTATCTCATGATGCGCGAGAAGCTCGGAGTCAGCGACGGAGTGGTCTTCGAAGACTCTGACGCAGGATTCGAGAGCGCTGCGGCCGCCGGCTTCGACGTAATTCGTGTCGAGACTCCGGGTCAACTGCCCGCACTCGTCCGCAAACTGCTCAAGTGGGAATGCACGGAGCAAGCAGGATGA
- a CDS encoding DNA polymerase/3'-5' exonuclease PolX: MSQTAESGTLSNAEIADRLSSVAQMLTIEKANPYKIRAYRRAAALVRGLGESVDELVRNNDDLRVYAGIGEAISKAIREIVETGTLTSLEKLRSTATPELVELSAHPRLDPVRVLRVYKKLGISRIDHLRSALESGKIEHTFGPRMAQHVRHGLTEIESILLYHAHQLCDTIGTFLLNRTGADHAEPVGDYRRRVEIITRLDFLVQTRNFSAVVETMKTYGGRLRLIDSTATTATYSLPSGPLLCLERATKKDWGYALIRATGSDAHLRKLSRVTGSIWDGAAKSFRREEDFYKHFEMQFIPPELREGLDEVARSRRGTLPQLIAEQDIRGDLHTHTIASDGADSVEEMARTARELGYEYIGITDHSPSLKIANGQSVENLRVQIRKIDKLNLRLSGFRVLKSAEVDILADGTLDLPDDVLRELDYTVCSIHSRFAMNREQQTQRILRAMDNRYFTILGHATGRLLLKRPGYELDFERIIRHAKSLNCFFELNSSPDRLDLSAENARLAHAADIDIAISTDSHSTGEFRTIRYGLEQARRAGLQKRDVLNCRPLDALLKLLKQRR, encoded by the coding sequence GTGAGCCAAACCGCGGAATCCGGAACGCTCAGTAATGCGGAAATCGCAGACCGCCTGTCCTCGGTCGCGCAGATGCTCACCATCGAAAAGGCAAATCCTTACAAAATCCGGGCTTACCGCCGGGCAGCCGCCCTGGTCCGAGGCTTAGGCGAAAGCGTGGACGAACTAGTCCGGAATAATGACGACCTGCGTGTTTACGCCGGCATTGGCGAAGCCATCAGCAAAGCTATTCGCGAGATCGTCGAGACCGGTACCCTCACGAGCCTGGAGAAGCTTCGGTCCACCGCAACCCCGGAGTTGGTGGAGCTGAGCGCCCATCCGCGGCTCGATCCGGTGCGAGTGCTTCGCGTCTACAAAAAGCTTGGGATCTCGAGAATCGACCATTTACGCTCCGCCCTCGAGTCAGGCAAGATCGAGCACACTTTTGGCCCGCGCATGGCTCAGCACGTGCGCCATGGACTGACGGAGATCGAGTCCATCCTGCTATATCACGCACATCAACTGTGCGATACGATCGGGACATTCCTGCTCAACCGTACGGGCGCTGACCATGCCGAGCCCGTCGGCGATTACCGCCGGCGGGTCGAGATCATCACTCGTCTCGACTTCCTCGTCCAGACAAGGAATTTCAGCGCTGTCGTCGAAACCATGAAGACCTACGGTGGCCGCCTGCGCCTGATCGACTCGACGGCAACGACGGCCACCTACAGCCTTCCATCAGGCCCGCTGCTGTGCCTCGAACGCGCAACGAAGAAGGATTGGGGATATGCGCTCATCCGCGCCACCGGCTCGGATGCCCATCTGCGCAAGCTGAGCCGCGTCACCGGCAGCATTTGGGACGGTGCGGCGAAATCCTTCCGTCGCGAAGAGGACTTCTACAAGCATTTCGAGATGCAGTTCATTCCTCCCGAACTACGCGAAGGCTTGGATGAGGTTGCCCGATCGCGCCGAGGAACGTTGCCGCAACTCATCGCAGAGCAGGATATTCGCGGGGACCTGCACACGCACACCATAGCCAGCGACGGGGCCGATTCAGTCGAGGAGATGGCACGCACTGCCCGGGAGCTCGGCTATGAATACATCGGAATCACAGACCACTCACCCAGCCTGAAGATTGCCAACGGGCAGTCCGTCGAGAACCTCCGCGTACAGATCCGAAAGATTGACAAACTCAACCTGCGCCTCTCAGGCTTCCGCGTCCTCAAGTCCGCGGAAGTGGACATCCTCGCTGATGGCACTCTCGATTTACCCGATGATGTTTTGCGCGAGCTCGACTACACCGTCTGCTCGATCCACTCGCGCTTTGCAATGAATCGCGAACAGCAGACGCAACGCATCCTGCGCGCAATGGACAATCGCTACTTCACGATCCTTGGGCACGCTACGGGACGCCTGTTGCTGAAGCGCCCCGGATATGAGCTGGACTTCGAACGCATCATCCGGCATGCGAAAAGCCTGAACTGCTTTTTCGAGCTGAACTCGAGCCCAGACCGTCTTGACCTATCGGCTGAAAACGCAAGGCTTGCGCATGCCGCTGACATCGACATCGCAATTTCCACGGATTCGCACAGCACGGGCGAGTTTCGCACGATACGTTATGGCCTCGAGCAAGCGCGTCGCGCTGGCCTCCAAAAGCGTGACGTCCTCAACTGCCGGCCGCTCGACGCGTTGCTGAAACTGCTGAAGCAGCGACGATAA
- a CDS encoding plasmid mobilization protein, with protein MKRELRSKSVGTKVSEAELRVLESRAERAGLTLSEWVRDVLLGSSVEMGTLAAERAILAEVLAMRTILLNFMLKVGEGNPIPEEVKQEADRSARNPDYHRRRGLIARLEV; from the coding sequence ATGAAGCGCGAGCTGCGGTCGAAGTCTGTCGGGACCAAAGTCTCGGAGGCGGAGCTGCGGGTGCTGGAGTCGCGGGCGGAGCGAGCCGGGTTGACCCTGTCCGAATGGGTGCGCGATGTGCTGCTGGGCTCGTCGGTCGAGATGGGGACGCTGGCAGCGGAGCGGGCGATCCTGGCCGAGGTCCTGGCCATGCGGACGATCCTTCTGAACTTCATGCTGAAAGTGGGCGAAGGGAACCCGATCCCTGAGGAGGTTAAGCAAGAAGCTGATCGATCGGCACGCAACCCGGATTACCACCGCCGACGCGGGCTCATTGCCCGACTGGAGGTATAG
- a CDS encoding carboxypeptidase-like regulatory domain-containing protein, whose translation MSTRKLALLAIAGAFLVVPSFAQKKGGASPCVVEYENHNQIDYGPLVVQDVKGTITDPEQGAVQKVCVGVFTETDHNLVAATESDANGRFSLQGVPPGRYRLVVKADPLCAANVPLRVVKNQRKKQVLRVHMRPHGMDSCSYADLGTESATSSSGSSPLGFSTCSIQDRVATNTVLHEPGHVLVATKQ comes from the coding sequence ATGAGCACTCGAAAACTAGCTCTATTGGCCATTGCAGGGGCGTTCTTGGTAGTACCCTCGTTCGCACAGAAAAAAGGGGGGGCTTCGCCGTGCGTGGTTGAATACGAAAATCACAATCAGATCGACTACGGCCCTCTGGTTGTTCAAGACGTAAAGGGGACAATAACCGATCCAGAGCAAGGTGCAGTCCAGAAAGTGTGCGTTGGCGTTTTTACGGAGACCGATCATAACCTAGTTGCCGCCACGGAAAGCGATGCAAACGGCAGGTTCTCTCTGCAAGGCGTCCCGCCTGGACGATATCGGCTAGTTGTCAAGGCCGATCCTCTGTGTGCGGCAAATGTTCCACTGCGAGTGGTGAAAAACCAAAGGAAGAAGCAGGTGTTGCGCGTACACATGAGACCGCACGGAATGGACTCCTGTAGCTACGCTGATCTCGGAACTGAATCGGCTACAAGTTCCAGCGGGTCCTCACCACTGGGGTTCTCGACGTGCAGTATCCAGGATAGAGTGGCCACGAACACGGTATTGCACGAACCGGGCCATGTGCTCGTCGCTACCAAGCAGTAG
- a CDS encoding RHS repeat-associated core domain-containing protein: MIDRSRGVSHPAMRAIKALFGLLLSTATVSGIAQTQSPVLSNIDAGHPAMAGLSIHVAGGVYSSGQVAYGAVGTPLILSGSDFGQGGSVWFVPYKNGTRDPNSLAVQAPISLWSETAIITSVPANALTGLVEVIANGGASNGLPFVVMQGTYSGACQAGYGANPVQIVTGSLQDGALSHSYSATLHATGGSNSYSWLLVSGSLPQGLSLSSSGVISGTPTSSGSGSTFTVQVKDTSSPQQYDAAALSIDVSAQPEATSSASLYNFSIIRTGGLSGYDPVGNVVAYTDSVNGTWSFAYDTLNRLATAAGSQADNPNPNLCWQYDNFGNRLWQTSSGSAYSSSNGGANSCPVSSGPSFGASYNGNNQMSDGLHQYDAAGDVIADSTNGNSYLYDGEGRICAVRESIVGVSSMTQYLYDAEGRRVAKGTISTFSCDTTSNGFSPTKVYVLGIGGEQLTELTNTSGTQTPTWRVAQTNVYAAAQQIATYDADLSGATEGKVYFHLSDWLGTRRQQTDYAGNPVLNFTGLPYGDGLSVVPVSTTDVADATEHHFTGKERDSESGNDYFGARYYASTMGRFLSPDPITVTPARVANPQQLNLYAYVANNPLRLIDPTGMIIDDAACKQDAKHCGNDWQKVQDLANQTNKDGSYTHPELHQVLSDLQENSRTFTIENSSLGAGTAGLFTITQFTTDGKDFTNATLQLDFKQIKGISSVTGADLVPGFNKFQGVLDSPIKKLAEVFGHEGEHGEFAIYNPAQAVKIQQLLNDRDAAMQGQHYPYPPDVMQKITAASQALIPTEKYAQQAEKIINGELQADHK; the protein is encoded by the coding sequence ATGATCGACCGATCACGAGGAGTGAGCCATCCCGCGATGAGAGCGATCAAGGCGTTGTTCGGATTGCTCCTGTCAACTGCAACGGTGTCGGGGATTGCACAGACTCAATCGCCTGTGCTGAGCAACATCGATGCGGGGCATCCGGCCATGGCAGGTCTGTCAATTCACGTGGCCGGGGGCGTGTACTCTTCCGGTCAGGTGGCGTACGGGGCTGTGGGAACCCCATTGATCCTTTCCGGGTCTGATTTTGGTCAAGGCGGCTCGGTATGGTTTGTTCCATACAAGAACGGAACTCGAGATCCGAATTCCCTTGCCGTGCAGGCACCGATCTCGTTGTGGAGTGAAACTGCAATCATCACCTCCGTGCCTGCCAATGCCCTCACGGGGCTTGTTGAGGTCATCGCCAACGGAGGGGCCAGCAATGGTCTTCCGTTTGTGGTGATGCAGGGCACTTACTCAGGCGCCTGTCAGGCTGGATATGGCGCGAATCCAGTTCAAATCGTCACCGGTTCCCTGCAAGACGGCGCCCTGAGCCATTCCTACAGCGCGACTCTGCACGCCACCGGCGGCTCGAACTCCTACTCCTGGCTTTTGGTCTCGGGTTCATTGCCTCAAGGCCTCTCGCTCAGTTCGTCGGGCGTCATCTCGGGCACGCCAACTTCGTCTGGTTCGGGCTCAACTTTCACTGTCCAGGTAAAAGACACCAGTTCTCCTCAGCAATACGACGCTGCAGCCCTGTCCATCGACGTCTCCGCGCAACCGGAGGCCACGTCCAGCGCGAGCCTTTACAACTTCTCTATCATACGTACGGGGGGATTGTCGGGCTATGATCCCGTTGGGAATGTGGTTGCGTATACAGATTCGGTGAACGGGACCTGGAGCTTCGCCTACGACACTCTCAACCGGCTTGCGACCGCCGCCGGCTCCCAGGCGGACAATCCGAATCCCAACCTCTGCTGGCAGTATGACAATTTCGGCAACCGTCTCTGGCAGACCAGTTCCGGCAGCGCCTATTCCAGCTCGAACGGCGGAGCCAATTCGTGTCCGGTCTCCTCGGGTCCGAGCTTCGGCGCTAGCTACAATGGCAACAATCAGATGTCGGACGGCCTGCACCAATACGATGCTGCCGGAGACGTTATCGCGGACAGCACCAACGGCAATTCCTACCTGTACGACGGAGAAGGCCGCATCTGTGCCGTCCGGGAATCGATTGTTGGGGTCTCCTCCATGACCCAGTACCTCTATGACGCCGAGGGGCGGCGCGTCGCCAAGGGGACCATCTCAACTTTCAGTTGCGACACCACGTCGAACGGCTTCAGCCCAACAAAGGTTTACGTTCTGGGTATTGGCGGCGAGCAGTTGACGGAGTTGACCAACACCTCCGGCACGCAGACTCCCACCTGGCGAGTTGCCCAAACCAATGTATATGCAGCGGCCCAGCAAATCGCCACCTACGATGCGGATCTGAGCGGCGCAACCGAAGGCAAGGTCTATTTCCACCTCTCTGATTGGCTGGGGACGCGTCGCCAGCAGACCGATTACGCTGGCAATCCCGTTCTCAACTTCACCGGCTTACCTTATGGCGATGGCCTGTCCGTGGTACCTGTCTCCACGACGGATGTTGCCGATGCCACCGAGCATCACTTCACCGGCAAAGAACGCGACTCCGAATCCGGTAACGACTACTTCGGCGCCAGGTACTATGCCTCTACGATGGGACGCTTCCTCAGCCCCGATCCAATTACTGTCACACCGGCGCGCGTTGCGAATCCGCAACAACTGAATCTGTATGCTTATGTCGCGAACAATCCGCTGAGGCTCATCGACCCGACCGGGATGATCATTGATGACGCTGCTTGTAAACAGGACGCAAAGCATTGTGGGAACGATTGGCAAAAAGTTCAGGACCTCGCAAACCAGACAAACAAGGATGGCAGTTATACACATCCCGAGTTGCACCAAGTTCTTAGCGACTTGCAGGAGAATTCGCGGACGTTCACGATCGAAAATTCCAGTCTGGGCGCAGGTACAGCAGGTCTATTCACAATCACACAATTTACAACGGACGGAAAAGACTTCACCAACGCGACGCTCCAACTTGACTTCAAGCAAATCAAGGGTATCTCCAGTGTGACTGGGGCTGATCTTGTACCGGGCTTTAACAAGTTTCAAGGGGTTCTCGATTCACCGATCAAAAAACTAGCGGAGGTGTTCGGGCATGAAGGAGAGCACGGAGAGTTCGCGATTTACAATCCAGCCCAGGCTGTCAAAATCCAGCAGCTTTTAAACGACCGCGACGCCGCAATGCAAGGTCAACACTACCCCTATCCGCCCGATGTGATGCAAAAGATAACGGCAGCAAGTCAAGCGCTGATTCCAACAGAGAAATATGCGCAGCAGGCCGAAAAGATCATTAACGGCGAATTACAGGCGGATCACAAATGA
- a CDS encoding RHS repeat protein — MKTAFIFALGMLLPLTTVSTAAQQPPGNLADANNPSGPPGPMQAPSIWKVDPLTGALTIQIPLNKPLSGGRGPHYGDILSYNSSSTVTLQFEGISQQGQENLAAYSWVGADQTPPSFAPNGPWTSNGPVIYTNGQSIPDQPIYGVVNGVPTQVGTIQGCNITGPSLYNSTDGATHDLNVVSVVLNNTLSNYSGTNPNCNYTNTTSSATTDSSGLQTFLTNNVPSAIEPDGTTISQSGYLEDSNGNVNHFQDSEGRRVDGKYGPGGALLSYTTTSQKITLGSFAMPHPLTSEITAPYAPGTGGMTIAVDNTPANSSVTGITSIQYPDKTSYQFGYTPNAQCANQIVYGTITSITFPTGGNVEFCWAIRNIGRKTPSISAFSTLVVTDIFLSDGSGTTGHWTYSYQDLSSSGITTTETAPDGTTTTFSSNQAFAYGTIFNHDLAGTYQETQRDISNGGNHLRSVATSYYSYSPGYGMPYQVTTTYWDVSPAVKQTVQYSYDSWGNVTEKDESDFYSGSSIPWLRKTFTTYAYSQAYCPQTPTSCATAASLAAAHVVNKPSQVVIADGNGVPYSIARYGYDETALCSNSQICLTSGALNHDDTNYAVGRQSGRGNLTSEAHCAVISSGSCTSWLVSTNTYDLTGQRVGSTDPKGNTTTYSYTDTGNFSAGAPGSEGTTFTYGTSSSPTNSFLHKVTYATGAYDTYQYDYFTGGRTSHADWSQNLTGYSFDYMGRPLSVSNPDGGGSTFCYSDEGGATCNAKPPPFFAYSSTAAAPSATRNANVQYDGLARPTTVTAASGAESDTTYDSMGRVESTCNPYATGSSTSGCITYAYDGLGRVRYKCNQDNGNGSGPCVPGSSYEQWSYSGATVTFTDENRNSWVRTGDGLGRVTLVVEPNAAKTYYVYDPLGNLTCAAQDGGSGGTFTSCAAAPATWRPRKFTYDSLSRLLTAYNPETGTVCYGVWSSGACGGGYDADGNLVARTDARGVVTSFAYDSLNRLLSKTYSSAPAGALSSCYQYDNRPNGTGRLAAEWTQTGACPPSPPAGYQSLRKIGAYDVMGRIVSEQQCVAGYCTSAAVPSTPAVNCTALSGNNGLQYCFDEAGNLLAFSSGTTTGSVGNYPQAAMTFSQTFDLAGRLSTVASSWNDGTHPASLFTAQGYTPFDALSNWLIGPHIAAGRSYDNRLRVTGQTGAQQ, encoded by the coding sequence ATGAAAACGGCTTTCATCTTCGCCCTCGGAATGCTATTACCTTTGACCACGGTGAGCACCGCCGCCCAGCAACCTCCGGGGAATCTTGCCGATGCAAACAATCCCAGCGGGCCACCGGGGCCGATGCAAGCGCCATCCATCTGGAAAGTCGACCCTCTGACCGGCGCGTTGACGATACAAATCCCCCTGAATAAGCCCTTGTCGGGAGGGCGCGGACCCCATTATGGCGATATCCTCTCATATAACTCTTCATCAACCGTGACGCTCCAGTTCGAAGGAATCAGCCAGCAAGGACAAGAAAACCTCGCAGCATACAGTTGGGTCGGCGCCGACCAGACTCCTCCGTCGTTTGCTCCCAACGGCCCTTGGACTTCGAACGGACCAGTGATTTATACAAATGGGCAATCCATTCCAGATCAGCCCATCTACGGGGTAGTGAATGGGGTACCAACCCAAGTCGGTACCATCCAGGGATGCAACATTACAGGGCCTTCGCTCTACAACAGTACGGATGGCGCCACTCATGACCTGAATGTGGTTTCAGTAGTGTTGAATAACACCCTAAGTAATTACAGCGGAACTAATCCGAATTGCAACTATACGAACACCACGTCGAGCGCGACGACCGACAGCTCCGGGTTGCAAACGTTCCTGACAAACAACGTGCCCTCGGCGATTGAGCCGGACGGCACGACCATCTCCCAAAGCGGCTATCTGGAAGATTCAAACGGAAACGTAAATCACTTTCAAGATAGCGAAGGAAGGAGGGTGGATGGGAAATACGGCCCTGGCGGAGCCTTGTTAAGCTACACAACGACTTCCCAAAAGATCACGCTAGGTAGCTTTGCCATGCCACATCCGCTAACGAGCGAGATCACAGCGCCCTATGCTCCGGGAACTGGAGGCATGACCATAGCGGTGGATAACACCCCGGCGAACTCCTCGGTTACGGGCATCACGAGCATCCAGTATCCTGACAAAACCTCTTATCAGTTTGGGTATACGCCAAATGCTCAATGTGCGAATCAAATTGTTTACGGCACAATTACGAGCATCACATTTCCGACTGGCGGCAACGTGGAGTTCTGTTGGGCCATACGAAACATCGGGCGCAAAACCCCGTCGATATCCGCCTTTTCGACACTTGTGGTGACGGATATATTCCTATCCGACGGGAGCGGAACGACTGGGCACTGGACGTATTCATACCAGGATCTAAGCAGTAGTGGAATAACTACAACAGAAACCGCTCCAGATGGAACCACCACGACCTTTTCCAGCAACCAGGCATTTGCATACGGCACCATTTTCAATCATGATTTGGCTGGGACCTACCAGGAGACCCAACGCGACATTTCGAACGGGGGCAATCACCTACGTTCGGTTGCTACCTCATATTACAGCTATAGTCCAGGTTACGGGATGCCATATCAAGTAACCACGACCTACTGGGACGTGAGCCCCGCAGTGAAGCAGACTGTTCAGTATTCCTACGATAGCTGGGGAAATGTGACCGAGAAGGATGAGTCGGATTTCTATTCGGGAAGTTCGATACCTTGGCTGCGCAAGACATTCACAACCTATGCCTACTCTCAGGCCTATTGTCCCCAAACCCCGACTTCCTGCGCGACTGCTGCCAGTCTCGCGGCAGCACACGTCGTTAATAAACCCTCGCAGGTGGTGATCGCCGACGGAAATGGCGTACCCTACTCCATTGCCCGTTATGGATACGATGAAACGGCCCTTTGTTCAAATTCACAAATATGCTTGACCTCCGGAGCGCTCAACCATGATGACACGAATTATGCGGTAGGTAGGCAATCCGGCCGGGGTAACCTGACGAGTGAAGCACATTGCGCAGTGATTTCGAGCGGGAGCTGTACGTCTTGGCTTGTAAGCACCAATACATACGACCTGACAGGCCAGCGTGTCGGCAGCACAGACCCGAAGGGCAATACAACGACTTATTCCTACACGGACACGGGAAACTTCTCAGCCGGTGCGCCGGGATCCGAGGGAACGACCTTCACGTATGGCACATCGAGCAGCCCAACTAACTCGTTTTTGCACAAGGTGACGTATGCCACCGGAGCCTATGACACCTATCAGTATGACTATTTCACAGGCGGACGGACCAGCCATGCCGATTGGAGTCAGAATCTGACCGGATATTCATTCGACTATATGGGACGGCCGCTGTCTGTGAGTAATCCAGACGGCGGCGGATCAACCTTTTGCTATAGCGATGAAGGGGGAGCAACGTGCAACGCCAAACCTCCGCCGTTTTTCGCGTACTCATCGACTGCTGCCGCGCCAAGCGCGACTCGCAACGCGAACGTCCAGTACGATGGGCTGGCAAGGCCCACAACTGTCACGGCGGCGAGTGGTGCTGAGTCGGATACTACCTACGATTCGATGGGCCGAGTCGAATCGACCTGTAATCCATATGCAACGGGATCAAGTACAAGTGGCTGTATCACGTATGCTTACGACGGTCTTGGTAGGGTCCGCTACAAGTGCAACCAGGACAACGGCAACGGCTCAGGGCCGTGTGTTCCCGGCTCGAGCTATGAACAATGGTCATACAGCGGCGCGACAGTCACATTTACAGACGAGAATCGCAATTCATGGGTGCGCACAGGCGATGGCCTTGGACGTGTGACGCTCGTCGTCGAGCCAAATGCCGCTAAGACCTATTACGTGTACGATCCGCTGGGCAACTTGACCTGTGCTGCACAGGATGGAGGGAGTGGAGGCACTTTTACCTCCTGCGCAGCTGCGCCGGCAACTTGGCGCCCAAGGAAGTTCACATACGACAGCCTGTCGAGACTCCTCACAGCCTACAACCCGGAGACGGGGACGGTTTGTTATGGAGTTTGGAGCTCCGGGGCGTGCGGTGGCGGATATGACGCAGACGGAAATCTGGTAGCGAGAACGGACGCACGCGGCGTCGTAACCTCATTTGCTTACGATTCGCTCAACAGGCTCCTATCGAAGACCTACTCAAGCGCCCCGGCGGGCGCGTTGTCGAGTTGCTATCAGTATGACAACCGCCCAAATGGAACGGGACGCCTAGCAGCCGAGTGGACCCAGACCGGTGCTTGTCCGCCCTCTCCCCCCGCTGGGTATCAGTCTCTTCGCAAAATCGGCGCCTATGACGTGATGGGCCGAATCGTAAGCGAGCAGCAGTGCGTGGCTGGCTATTGCACGAGCGCAGCGGTTCCTTCCACTCCTGCAGTGAACTGCACCGCTCTATCCGGCAACAACGGCCTGCAGTACTGCTTTGATGAAGCAGGGAATCTGTTGGCTTTCAGTAGCGGCACTACAACCGGCTCCGTTGGGAATTATCCGCAGGCAGCGATGACATTCTCGCAGACCTTCGATTTAGCTGGCCGGTTGAGTACGGTAGCCAGCTCATGGAACGACGGAACACATCCTGCAAGTCTATTCACCGCGCAGGGGTATACGCCATTCGATGCGCTTTCAAATTGGCTGATCGGCCCTCACATAGCGGCGGGCAGAAGCTACGACAATCGGCTTCGGGTGACTGGCCAGACAGGAGCGCAGCAATGA